AGCAATGCATGCCAGGAATGCGGGAGAGAGATTATGGATTGAGTTTGGGGGTTTGGCGAAAAGAACTCGCTTGACTTAGCCCTTTTTTTATTCAAACTAGAATCCACAGTATCAcctaatcaaatttgaagaaattACATATCATGGCATTGTTTTATCATCCATAGAACTCTATATCTCCCTTAAATTGTTGTGGACTCAGGGCACCAGCTGCATTAACCAATCGGCACTCCGCCCTCCTAAGGGGCAGTGGATACCACAGTGATTGTAGctacaaaaataattatttactgTTTAATTTTGGTAAAGGATCAGTATTTTACTTTCCACTTTCGATTAACATATCTAATCAGAACTGCAACTCTTAAGATCTTATTTCCTTGAACACTTGCTAATATAAAACAAGAGAGCATCACCAATTATATTCATTCCCTCAAGTGCAGCTAATTTACCTGCCATTCCTCAAATCCTTGCAAGCTCTCAGAACTCAATTTTTTCACCGCGATAACTGTTGATTTTCCTGACTTGGCCGGCGCCTTGTCCTCGAGCCAGCCTTTGAAGACCATCCCAAAACCTCCTTCCCCAAGCACTGTATCTGGTCTGAAGTTTCTGGTTGCAACCTTCAACTCCAAAAAACTGAAGATCCTCAAGTTTGGGGTGGGTAAGATCTGCCCATGTGCACTGGCCTCGTCGCCGCTTGCAGCGGAGAACTGGCTATTCCGAGAAACAGTACACTCCCCTGAAGATGTGTTATTACTGGTTGTCTGAGATAAGTTGCTGATGTTAATACTGGTTGTCTGAGATAAGTTGCTGACCACTGAAGAAGTAGCACAAAGTCAGAAAATAATATTCAAATTAAAACCCatggatttttcatttttcccatTTGACTTGCAGAAAGAACATCAACTTTTCCTAGAAATCCAAACAAATACCAGCAGAAACCAATTATAGTAACTTGAAATCCAATAGCCACAATATTCATGATTTAGTAGTTACTGGTCAATCAATGACACAGTTCATAAACACAATTTGCAGCTCAATTAATGATGGGCATTGCTCAAAATCTAGTCCCACAAAATCAAATAcaacaaaaacccaaatcaaaagtcgaaaaatttattaaatctAGTGaaagaaaacaacaacaaaaaaaaaaatatatatatatatatatataaaactgtGGGTTTTACCTGTACTGAGATCACCAGTAGTTACTGGTGTTGGGTTTTCAACTGGAGAACCCCAACAATTCcccatcttctttttcttcttcttcctcctcttgaTTCTGCCTCCTCCAAGCTTCAACCACTAAAATGATATTTctccctcctccctctctctctctctctctccagtttcccagaagaagaaaaaaaggctaCTCTTGGATTCTACCTCCTGAAAGCTTCAACCACTAAAATGATATTtctctctgctctctctctcgccACTTACccagagaaggaagaaaaaaaaggctaTGACTTTGTTATGGCTTTGGTTTTTGTGAGCCAATTGAGCATAAAAGAGAAAGCGAGTGAAGACTGAGTCCTTTACAAAGGAAGAAGGTGAAGAGCTTGGTGGCGGGTAATGCAGAATTTGCGGACTCTCTTATTCCAAGTCAAGTCAGCTGCCGCAACTATTTGTAAATCAGTTTGGTCACCACACAgaatttcaattcaatcaaagTAACAAGAGTGCGCAATAAACTAATAAATTTAAGAGCCAGGCtgttactgtttttttttttttttaaaaggttgaacagtaaacttcgtTACGGTAATTCGTTACTTCAAAAGTCGGAAAAACTCATAAAGACATTTTAGCTTTCCTTAACCACCATTGTATGATTCATCAGTGCCAAAATATAAACCTAAAACATATCATGTGGAATACAAACCTAAAATTCGTCCCTAGCTACTAAATCTCTTTGTGATGGCTACGTTGTTATTGTTAGATAGTAAGTTGTCCTGAGCAAAAAATAAGTCTCTCTCTTCTACcttcaaattattatttaattagtgTGGGAACTAGACAAGTTTTGTCATTTGTTTCCAATTTGCCACCTTAAAATGAAATTTGTAACCccaatttaattaaacttttgTTAAAATTTATAATTGTGCTCCTTGACGTTGACTTCGTGTTTGTTAAGAATTGGGGGAATGActaaaacgtttttttttttttttgaagaattaCGATACGTTTGACAGAAAAAGTTATATATGTTTTTCgagttttaaagtgttttttagagaaatacataatattttgttttttatgaaacaTTTGGACTTCAATAAGAGTTTCCCAAGTGAGTTGCGTTTATCATTATGCTTCGAAATTTAGTGTATATTCTACAccggattttaaaaaaaaaagtgtttacCGATATTTTCGCCATTAGGGTACCCTTCAAAGAGGTCATCAACAGAAGACCCTAATTTTTGGAACAAAAAAGGTAAATGGAGTTGGAGTAGATGAGACATTGCAACCCCATTGACAACGTCTTTGGGAGGTGACAGATGGGGTACTGTTGGTCCTGAAAACTAAAGTTTGTGTTGTTGTTTCTTTGAAGCACAACAATTCCAGGCAAATATAAAGGTGATAAGGGTTTGCAAAATGTAATTTGGGTCAATAAATTAGCTAATGGAGTATTTGACTGGTCACCGAATATTCGAATTGATCCAAATAGAAGCCAAATCTTGTTAGCCATTTAACTTAGACAACTTTtcatattattaataaaaatttggtctacgCGTTTGAAAATTACATAATGTTAATGAGGGTTCGCAGCATATTAACAACTCGCAATCATTCAAGAGCGTGTGTAAAGGGACTCGACATGGCCTCCAAGGTGCCAGCTGCTTGTCATCCATTTCTATGAGTGACGCTGTTAATTGCTATGCTTAGACTGAGCAATTGAGTTAGCAACATCGTGCCATTGTTGACCAAGTTCCTTCCAAGAGCATAAAGACAGcactacctctctctctctctctctcatgggtCATCCACTGCCTCAGGTCAAGACCTTTTGTTCCCGGAGTCAAACCTGTGGCCGACTTTTAAATAACAAAACAATTTCACAAGGGTACGAGTCACGACCAAAACTGAAGACAATTCCACAAGAAGAAAATGTGTACACACACTATCTAGATCGTACACATGTCTATTAAAAGGTAAGGGTAAAAGGATAATGTTATTTACGTATccgtttttatttttcacacacttttgttaatttaatttattgatttttttaattcatttcatTCGACGAATGAAATTGAGAAAATGTGTAAAACGTAAAAATTGGTGTTTGGATAACACCACCCAAAGTAACAAAAGgataaaaatgaaacaaaagctCGAACCTCTACCTGTAATTTCACATTAACACCATAAGACAAATAGTTTGTAACTTAGTTAAAAGTATTTATTAGTTTACTAAACGTCTCAAGTTTCGATTCTTGTTTCTGTAATGATCCTCTTCAACCAATGTGCGCATTGCTTGCAGGGGTGCAAGAGTCTTTTCAAGCCTAAATTAGGGTTAAGTTTACTTTAATGGCAGGCATATTCACAATTATAACTAAGACGTACTTAGGGGTTCTACTTTGGTGCTACGTAATATTAAATATTATGAGTATTGAATGATTTGAATTTAAAGAACCATATTAACGCAATAATTCATACCAATTTAGATCATCCAATGCTATATAGCATAGAAGAATTTTTCTGCACATTGATCGAAATTCtacaaaattttgatgaaatattcaattttaaaccGATAAGAAGAACAACAATGTATGAAAAAGAATTTTATTCATCCCAAAAGTAACTGtgtaatacattaaaaattaaaactgtGCCCACTGCCCACGTTAAGAGAAATTGTCAATCATGATTGTCCCATTTAAAGGGAAATTGTCTGACTCTCATCATCTCATTTTTCATaactggattttttttttaaattaaaaactaattatacttcttaataaaaaataaaaaataatgaaaaataaagCTTTCACCAACTTTgataaactaaatttgcaaatcatatgaCGTGTCATGAATTACATATAATAAGAcatcaattaaaacaaaaaccaattCTGTCTTCCAAATCTGACGCTTATAAACACATCATTGAATAATCTCAATCGAACTTTTTTATACAAACTACATTCTATTGTAATTTACATAAACCCGAGAAACAGTGAGTTAAAGCAAAAAACCCCAAACCACCAGGTCAATTTCACCGCTTACAAAACCTGAAGCAAACTTTATTTCTCCAGGCTAACAACAAAGATTCCAAATGTGTGAAATAACAATATTATCATCAGAGATTACACTCCTTGCAGGACTACACAAGGATTTTCTAAGTTGAAGAATAGATTGTCGTACATCTTCTTCAGACAAACATCCTAAACCCTGCCTACATCATCGTTTCTTCCTAACCTCACAAATCAAgcctttttcttttacttttgccCCCCAACAATTAGCATTAGGATACATTAATAACCTGTACAAGAACACTCTACTCCTTTACATTACAGTCGAGTGGGGATGCGCTCGCCCACGCAGAGAGACCGCCTATGGTCTCGTCGCTACAAGGAGCAACTTGAATCACTCCCCATTCTATTGGTTAActtaatcgaaggagaatcgtAATGGGGGAGGAAAAAAATGGATTAATCTCAGAGCTGCAATGCTAAATCCGGCTGCGCTGAATCAGCCCGGCTAGAACTAGGGGACCCTGGGGACTGGAACCTCACATTCAGGTCTGGTGGAACTGAGTCGGGCTTTTGTTGTGGCGACAATGCTGAACTGGCTTTCTGCTGTTGTGACAACCCTTGCCAAGATGGCCGAGGACGAGTTCCCATTGTCCGAGCTGCCGTTGCCTCATTCACTGAATTTGGAAATGAACTGGAAGAGCTTATTGTACCTGGAGTTTTGGAGAGTTTAGTTTCTTCTGAAGTTAAGCTGTTTGAAGTAGCTGGATGGAAGTTAGCGTTAGTCCTAGATACTGAGTCGAGCATTTGAGACGGCTGGAAGTTAAAACCACCGGGCCTGGCCACTCCAACTGGCTTTCCCATCTGAGCAGGAATGTTTAATCCGTATGTGCCGTTAAATCCGTTGATCCCAGGTCGGAATACAGAATTCTGATGGATCTGAAATGGAGACTTCGGTCTCATTACACCAAGATTGCTGCTCGGCATATTAAACCCAGTATGAGCGTTTGATCCTTCAGCAGTTTCTACTTTTCCAGGGAGGGGTTCAGGAGATTTATTGGCAACAATGGGGGGTGATGAGGTAGCAGCAGACAGAGGAAGAGGACTACTTGTATTTGCTGAAGGAATAGAAGGCACATGCTTCTCTGATGAGTTATGTCCCAATGGCTTCTCTGAAGAGTTATGCCCCGACAACTTCTCTGACAATTTATCTCCGTTAGACTCAACAGAGTAAGATGTTGCAGCAGAAGATGCATTTGGACGAATGGGAAAGGGCTCTGATGAAGATGGCTGACCTAGTGAGGCTGAGGCTAATTGCAGTGGCCTATTTGGCGCAACATCATTTTCTCCAATCCACCCTGGGCCGAACTTAACACCAGGGGGCAAAGACCTTTCAATCTTCTTTGCAGCAATGTTCCATGCAACAGGTCCAAGATTTGCAGCAAATCGAGCCAGGCTCCTTGCATAACCATAGTCCGAGTGAAGCCCTACCTGATTCACATAAAAGACAAGTCAGCAAACCACACAAATTTAAATCCACACAAAAGACAAGTCAGCAGACCACACAAATCAAAATCCACACAACCGACAAGTCAGCAGACCACATAATATCATCCACCAAAAGGCAGGAAGCAGGACGTGCTGGGGTATGTGAAACCACCGCAACGAAAATCTCTCACAGGGCAGCAAAAAATCCAAACCTACTGCATGGTTTAATCGTATGTAATATAGAGTTAAATATCCTTTTTCCTTAAGTATGGGTTTTCCACTTAAATTAACACCCTAGACGGGTCATGACCATTCACTAGCAAACAAGTAAGCCCTAAATATATCTAAGACACCAATATACACAGTTCTTATACAAAGTTGTGGCAAAATTCAGGCACCAACTAAAGTATGAACTCAGAGAAATGCATAAAGTTATATACGTACAGCCATTAGCTGTTTCCTTTCTCCATCAAATGTAGTCAATACAGATGACTCTTGTCCACTGGCTGAAGGATGAGATTGATTATATGTATTACGCCTGTTCTCATCAAACACAAAATGTTTTTTCCCTAGCTTCAAATTAGCCTTCGTGAAACCTGAAATAATTGCAGATTTAAGATCCATATTAATCAAAGATCCACCAAGCCTATTAAAGGGACAAGTAATACCAGAATTGATTTACATAAAAGCATTTGAAACCTGTGACGTCATCATTCCTCTCAAACTTGTTATCCGTCAACCAATTAGTATAAACATCATTATTCCGTGAACCTGTCAAACCAGACTTGTCTGAAAGATGAGATCCTTTTTTATGATCCAATGTGGCGTTTTCAGCCCCAGTAGCAAGAGTGGCATGTGAGAACTCTGAACCAGCACGGTCCAGGGAAGGCCTGCCCAgttttttatgcaaattttTTGTTGGTGGTCTACCTCTTCTTACGACCTTTGGTCCTGATTCATTATCATCACTGTCTTgcctcaaattttcaaaattcttTTTCGCAAGCTCTTGTATTGAGCGTGCCTGGAAAGAAGTCATCAAAGTTTAGACAACAAACAAATAACCTCAAACAAAGTATGAAAGGAGCTGGATCTAACTGTACCTGTCGAAAATATATGGTATCTGGGGCATTGTACTGCATCGCATTGGAGCAGATTAAGAAAATATCATCCTGCAAGATCATAAAATCGATTTTTAATTCTGATATGCCATGTTCCAGCAAAAATGGAAAATTTAGATAATCATCCCTTCGTCAATGGCACCACCAAATTCTATTGCTAATTTTCAGCAGTCCAAGACAGAATTTGCTACATAGTACTCCATGAAGATACTACATACTAGAATTTCAACAGTCTGAACCAAAAGAAAgccaaaaagtttttaaagaaaatgattttaaaGCAAAAATAGATTTTTGGAACATACAAGGTCAACACGAAGCAAACATTGCATGACAATCAAACATGGTAAACTGTTATTGCTTAAACTAAATAAGGAGGGAATTATGCAGTTAGTAACTATAAAAGCAACATGTTGGTGGCCCGAATTTCAAGGTGTGAATATTTGATAATGTCCTAGCTGAGCATCTACACATAAACTCCTAGCTGAGCATCAGAACAAAATGCTTTTTTGACAAatgcatcagaagattgatctTTTGATTCAGGGAAAGCAATACAGTGGAATCTTTCTTATTAGGTACAATCATGTTAACAAGTGAAGATTGAGCTGTCCAATTATGCTTCACTTCTGAATAGAATCTTCAGTAATTAACTCTCCAAACTGAAAAGGTTCTAAGCTGGAAAAATATAAACTGTTGAAGTTAATAATCTCAAATTCCCAATACGCATTGTATATTGACCTACTCGAATGGCATTTAACAAAGTGCAAATTTTGTGAAAGTTAGAGAAAGGTACGTACTGGACTTAAGTACGCAGctcaaaataaaaccaaaatgaaACGTGAATGTACATAGACTAGAGCTTATAGTGTTTATTGTTTAACTAACAACTGATCAAAGTAATTCGTAACGCCACGATGAAAATGGATACTAGAAGAAGAACTAATCCAATGGTCACTTAACCAATTAAATGTAAATGACCACTAGAAGACATGCAGGATGGATTTTCAGCCGACAAACTCTGATAAGGTGGGGTAACATGCTATTAAAATAACTGCAAGGAA
This genomic interval from Malus domestica chromosome 05, GDT2T_hap1 contains the following:
- the LOC103436201 gene encoding uncharacterized protein isoform X1 produces the protein MGKVVERKKKKGRPSLLDLQKRTLREQQEQLQQQQKRKPNSAPHSNPNYRTAPADSARASLRRSTRRNPDPDGNSNDEEEDEDEDEYASAGKRREKKLKLVLKLPPNNQKSSANSATRNSHGGGSESNDDDDGDYRTDRKRKINAIGDGSGLAHPQKGEKSIPAANPPSSLQGVATTLDPGPSTPLPDKKLLLFVLDRLQKKDTYGVFSEPVDPKELPDYHEVIEHPMDFGTVKKKLTSGVYSSLEQFEDDIFLICSNAMQYNAPDTIYFRQARSIQELAKKNFENLRQDSDDNESGPKVVRRGRPPTKNLHKKLGRPSLDRAGSEFSHATLATGAENATLDHKKGSHLSDKSGLTGSRNNDVYTNWLTDNKFERNDDVTGFTKANLKLGKKHFVFDENRRNTYNQSHPSASGQESSVLTTFDGERKQLMAVGLHSDYGYARSLARFAANLGPVAWNIAAKKIERSLPPGVKFGPGWIGENDVAPNRPLQLASASLGQPSSSEPFPIRPNASSAATSYSVESNGDKLSEKLSGHNSSEKPLGHNSSEKHVPSIPSANTSSPLPLSAATSSPPIVANKSPEPLPGKVETAEGSNAHTGFNMPSSNLGVMRPKSPFQIHQNSVFRPGINGFNGTYGLNIPAQMGKPVGVARPGGFNFQPSQMLDSVSRTNANFHPATSNSLTSEETKLSKTPGTISSSSSFPNSVNEATAARTMGTRPRPSWQGLSQQQKASSALSPQQKPDSVPPDLNVRFQSPGSPSSSRADSAQPDLALQL
- the LOC103436201 gene encoding uncharacterized protein isoform X2, with product MGKVVERKKKKGRPSLLDLQKRTLREQQEQLQQQQKRKPNSAPHSNPNYRTAPADSARASLRRSTRRNPDPDGNSNDEEEDEDEDEYASAGKRREKKLKLVLKLPPNNQKSSANSATRNSHGGGSESNDDDDGDYRTDRKRKINAIGDGSGLAHPQKGEKSIPAANPPSSLQGVATTLDPGPSTPLPDKKLLLFVLDRLQKKDTYGVFSEPVDPKELPDYHEVIEHPMDFGTVKKKLTSGVYSSLEQFEDDIFLICSNAMQYNAPDTIYFRQARSIQELAKKNFENLRQDSDDNESGPKVVRRGRPPTKNLHKKLGRPSLDRAGSEFSHATLATGAENATLDHKKGSHLSDKSGLTGSRNNDVYTNWLTDNKFERNDDVTGFTKANLKLGKKHFVFDENRRNTYNQSHPSASGQESSVLTTFDGERKQLMAVGLHSDYGYARSLARFAANLGPVAWNIAAKKIERSLPPGVKFGPGWIGENDVAPNRPLQLASASLEKLSGHNSSEKPLGHNSSEKHVPSIPSANTSSPLPLSAATSSPPIVANKSPEPLPGKVETAEGSNAHTGFNMPSSNLGVMRPKSPFQIHQNSVFRPGINGFNGTYGLNIPAQMGKPVGVARPGGFNFQPSQMLDSVSRTNANFHPATSNSLTSEETKLSKTPGTISSSSSFPNSVNEATAARTMGTRPRPSWQGLSQQQKASSALSPQQKPDSVPPDLNVRFQSPGSPSSSRADSAQPDLALQL